GGCACGGCCGAGCTGCGCCGCCTGATGAGCCGCCACGTCGACGTGACGGGGATGAGCGACCTGGACATCCACCACGCGGCGGTGTCCCTGGCGCCGCAGGGCGGCGAGGTGTCGAAGGCACTGCACAAGGCCCTTGACCAGCGCCATGCCGGCGCTGTCCGGACCCTGGCTGCAGCAGCGGATGAGGCTGCGCTCGACGCGGCCTGGCGCGAGGCCTGGCGGCGCGGCGACATCCAAGGCGCCTACTGGGCGGTGTTGACGCACAAGGCGGTGACGGTGGCCTTGAGACAGGCCGTGTTCGGCGAGGTGCACATGCTCTCGCACCTGATGGCGTCGGCGAACCGGCATGATCTGCAGCGCTTCGTCACGCTCGAGAAGGGGCACGCGGAGCTGGAAGACAGACTGGAGCGCGAGCAGGCGCGTCGGCACGACGCGCTGCAGGAACGCGACCGCATGGCCGAACAGTTGCGCCAGCAGGCGATCGACTTCGAACGCCAGTTGGCGGAAGTTCGAGCGACGGTCCCGGACTCGACGGCGTCAGCGGGGGACCTTCCTGCGCAGGTCGCCTTGCAGACGGAACGTCGCGAGCGCGCGGAACGCGTGGCCGAGGACGCCGCGCGACAGCTGGAAAGTTTGAGGGAACAACTGGAGCGCACCCAGGCGCATGCCCGTGCGCAGGCCGAGGAGTTGACCGCTGCCGAAGCCGAGCTTCAGCGCCTCAGCGCCGGAACGCCTGACGCGGGCAGTGACGGATCGGCCCTGCTGACGGGGCGACGCATCCTCTATGTCGGCGGACGGCCGAGCTCCACGCCAGCGATCCGCGATTTCGTCGAAGGTCGGGACGGTGAGTTCCTGCACCACGACGGCGGCCTCGAAACCCGCAAGGGCCTGCTGGCGGCGCTGCTGCCGCGGGCGGACCTGGTGGTGTTCCCGGTCGACTGCATCGATCACGACTCGGCGCTCAACCTCAAGCGCCTCAGCGAGCGCCATCGGGTGCCGTTCCTGGCGCTGCGCAGCGCCAGCCTGGCGAGTTTCGCCGCCGCGGTGCGGCGGGAACTCGTGCCGTCGGGAGACGGCGCGGCGCCAGGGCAGGGCGCCCCGCGCTTCTGTCTGCGCCACGGCTGAACAGGGGTATTTACCCATCGATCCGCGGCTCGTTCGGCGCGGTTCGCTAGCCCCAATCTGTCCTGCGGCGCCGCCGGACTACTTGTTTGCATCATTTTGATGGCAAGAACCTCGCAAAACGCGGGGTGGGCTCATTTGTGAGTCCTCCGGGCAGTTCTAGGATCGTCTTCATCTGCAGTACTTGGAGATGAAATGACGTCGGAGGCATTGACATATTGGCTGGCGGGCACCATTCCCGCCGCAGCGACGTGGGCATTGAATGTGACGCTGCGAGGTCAGCCGGCCCTGAATAGTTCTCCAGCGGACTGGGCCTTGATGCTTCTCGCATTCGACGGAGCGATCGCCATCGGCATCCAGGATCTGGCTTGCTACGTGCCGAACGCGGCCATCCGGCAGCTTCTCCCAGCCATCACGCCGGCGCTGATTTTCCTCTCCTTCCTGAATTGGCTGCTCATCGTCCGCTGGATTGAGCCGACCTTCCTGGTGCCGCCGGAGCACCGCCCATCACTCGGCGTCAGGGTGGCAATAGCGATGAGTATGTGGGCATTTGTTGGCTCCAATATATATTTTCATTACTACCTTCTTGGAAGGGGATTCAATGTTGTCTGAGCTCCTGATCGGTGTCTTTGCGGCTTTTGTTTTCTACTTGATTTTCTTTGGCACGATCTTCTATATCGCCGGTCGACTGGGATACCTAGATACCGAGGAGGAAAAAGCCATCCGGCGTCGTAACAAGACGAGGGCCACTTCGACGGCAACTGAAGTGTGAGTTCCGCAGAGGATCCATGTGGAAAGACACTAGCCGACACCGCAAACCGTCGCGCTAGCATCGCGCGCCATGCGGATCCTCCTCGTCGAAGACGAAAAGCCCCTGGCCGACTGGCTGGTGAAGGCGCTTGGCCAGAACGACTTCGTGGTCGACTGGATCGACGATGGCCGGCTGGTGATGAACCAGCTCGCCGCCACCCGCTACGACGCGATGATCCTGGACCTCGGGCTGCCCGGCCTGGGCGGCCACGAGGTGCTGGCCCGGCTGCGCGATGCCGATTCGCGGGTGCCCGTGCTGGTGCTCACCGCACGCGACTCGCTGATGGAACGCGTCAGCACGCTGCACGAGGGCGCCGACGACTTCCTCGCCAAACCCTTCGAGCTGCAGGAACTCGAAGCCCGGCTGGTCGCGCTCATCCGCCGCTCCCGCGGCCGCGACCAGCCCCGCTTCGCCTGCGGCCCGCTGGTCTACGACGCGGCGTCCAAGCTCTTCACGCTGGACCGCGAACCGCTGGCGCTCTCGCCGCGCGAGCACGCGGTCCTGCGCACGCTGATCCAGCACAGCGGCGAGCCCCTGTCCAAGCAGGAGATCCTCGAGCGTCTGTTCTCCGACGAGCAGGACGTCCGGCCCGAAGCCGTCGAGGTCCTCGTCCACCGGCTGCGCCGCCGCATCGAGTCCGGCAAGGTCCGCATCACCACGCTGCGCGGCCTGGGCTACGTGCTGGAAGCGGCATGAGCATCGCGGCCCCAGGGGCGTCCGCGGCGACCGACGCGTCGGGTGCCCCGGGGGCCTCGCGAACTCCCGCCATGCATGGCCTCGGCCTTCGCTGGCCCTCCTTGCCGACCCGCTGGCATCGTTTCAGCGTCCGCCGCACGCTTCTTGCGCTGGTGTTGCCGGTGATGCTGGCCGCCGTCGGCATCGAGCTGGCGCTGACCTGGGGCACCGCGCTGCAGGCTGCGAATTCCGCCTATGACCGCTCGCTGCTGGGCGCCATCAAGGCCATCGACAGCAACGTGTCGACCGAGACCGGCGGCCTGTCCGTCGAGATGCCATATCGGCTGCTGGAGTTCTTCGAGCTCACCGCCAGCGGCCAGGTCTTCTTCCGCGTCAGCACCGAGGACGGTCTCGTCGAGATCGGCAACGCCGGCCTGCCGCTGCCGGGACAGCCGCTGAAGACCGGCGTGCCGCGCTTCATCGATGCCGAGTACTTCGGCGCCCCGGTCCGCGTGGGCGCCTGGGCCCGCGAGCTCGATCCCGAACGCCCCGGGCGGCGTCTGGTCATCCAGGTGGCCGAGAGCACCAATTCGCGCAATGCGTTCTCGCGTGCGCTGCTGATGCAGGCGATGTGGCGCGACCTGCTGACCGTGTCCATCGTCGCGGGCACGCTGGCGCTGGTGATCGGCTGGGCGCTGCGTCCGCTGGACCGGCTGCGGCGCGAAGTCGAGGCGCGCGCCGACGACGACTTGTCGCCCGTCGACGAGACGGAGGTGCCCGCCGACGCCGCGCCGCTGGTGCGCGCGATCAACCACCACCTCGCCCGGCAGCGCGAGCTGATCGACGGCCGCCGGCGTTTCGTCGACGACGCCTCGCACCAACTGCGCACGCCGCTGGCGACCTTGGCGACGATGGTGGGCTACGCACGCCGGGAGCGCGACCCGGCACTGCTCACCGAGGCGCTGACCGCGCTCAAGGGCCAGATCGACGACACCGTGCGGCGCACCAACCAGATGCTGGCGCTGGCGCGCGCCGATACCGCGCCCGTGGCGATGACGCCGCTGGCGCTGGACCGCCTGGCCGATCGATGCGCGCGGGAGTCCTGGCCGCTCGCGCGGGAGCAGGGCATCGACCTCGGCTTCGATCACGCGGGCGGCGACATCATCGTGCTGGGCCACGAAGGCCAGTTGCGCGAGGCGCTGCTGAACCTGCTGCACAACGCGCTGCGCTACACGCCGCGCGGCGGCGTGGTGACGCTGCAGGTCGGGGTGGATCGCAGCCACGGCGACACCGCCGTGATCCGCGTCGTCGACGACGGCCCCGGCATTCCCGCCGATGAGCGGCCCCGCGCGGGCGAGCGCTTCTTCCGCGGCAGCAATGTCGACCTGCCGGGCTCGGGCCTGGGCCTGGCGATCGTGCGGGCGATCGTCCGCCGTCACTTCGGCGAGATGGAGGTCGCCGCGGCGCGCCTCGACGCCGACGGGCTGGAGCGTGGTACCACCGTCACGCTGCGGCTGCCGCTGCGGGTCCCGACGGAAATTCCTTCCCCGCTGAAAGCCGGCTGAAAGCGCCGCTTTCCTAGAGTCGCGGCAAGCAGGTGGCGGGCGACCGCGCGGGCCTGCCGACGAAGCGCCACGGGGCGCGATCGGCGGCGGCCGGCGGCGACACAGATCACCGCGAGGAGACAAGACATGGAATCGATCTCGACCTTTCGGGCGGGTTGGCGTTCGGCTGTCCGGACAGGGGCGGCGCGGATCCGGGCCACCCGGCCTTGCGCGGCGGCCCTCATCGCGACCGTCTGGCTGGGCGTGCTCCCCGGTGCGTGGGCGCAGCCGGGCCGCAATGCCTCGACACCCGCGATGCCACCAGTGATTGCGCCCGCGACGGCCTCGTTGCCCGGCGGCGACGCCGCGCCCGAATGCATCGCCCCGGCCAAGCCCGGCGGCGGCTTCGACCAGAGCTGCAAGCTCGCGCAGGCTGCGTTCCAGCAGGCGGGCCTGACGACGACGCCGATGCGCATCAGCTACATGCCGGGCGGCGTCGGCGCGATCGCCTTCGACCAGATCGTCACGCGCCGCCCCGCCGAGCCGCGCACGCTGGTGGCCTTCTCCAGCGGCTCGCTGCTGAACCTCTCGCACGGCCGCTTCGGCAAGCGCAGCGTCGACGACGTGCGCTGGGTCGCCGCCGTCGGCGTCGACTACGGCGTGGTCCTGGTCGGCCGGCAGGCGCCGTGGAAGACGCTGCCCGAACTGCTGGTCGCGCTCAAGGCGGATCCCAACCGGATCAGCTTCGCCGCCGGCGGCACCATCGGCAGCCAGGACTGGGTCAAGTCGGCGCTGGTCGCCGGGGCCGGCGGCGTGGACCACAAGGCGATGCGTTTCGTCGCCTTCGAAGGCGGCGGCGAGGCCATCGCCGCGCTCAAGGGCGGCCACGTCCAGGTCTACATGGGCGACGCCTCGGAGGTCTTCGACAAGCTCGGCCCGAACAGCCCGTTCCGTGCGCTGGCGGTGCTCTCCGACCAGCGACTGCCCGGACCGCTGTCCGGCGTGCCGACGGCGCGCGAGCAGGGCGTCGACATCGTGTGGCCCGCGATCCGCGGTTTCTATGTCGGACCGAAGGTGTCCGACGGCGACGTCGCCGCGTGGACCGCCACCTTCGAGCGCCTGATGGCCGCGCCGGCCTTCGGCGAGGTCCGCGCGCGACACGGCCTGTTCCCGCTCGCACTCACCGGTGCGGCGCTGCGCGCGGTCATCGACCGTCAGAACCGCGAGTACGTCGAACTCGCCACGCGCTTCGGCCTCAGACGCTGAGCGCGCCGACGAACCGGTCCCGCGTCCGCTTCCGTTCCCGCTTCCCGCTCATCCGACTCACCGAACCGCGGTCCTCGACCAGGAGGACCGCGGGAGCCCCTGCGCCCGGATTTTTCAACCACAACAAGGAGACTCCCTTGACACCCTCCCGCCACACCGCGATCCGACAGACCACGATCCGACAGACCACGACCCGACAGACCACGACCCGACTGAACACCCTGTGCGCCGCCGGCCTGCTGGCCCTGTGCGCCGCGCCGTCCGCCTTCGCGCAGAGCAGCGTCACCGTCTATGGCATCGCCGACGTCCTGCTGGAATACCGCGACCACATGAACGCCGCCGGCGACCACCGGTTCGGCGTGACTTCGGGCGGCATGAACACTTCGCGCTGGGGCCTGCGCGGCGCCGAGGACCTCGGCGGCGGCCTGAAGGCCGTGTTCCAGCTCGAGGCCGAGGTCGCCTTCGACACCGGCATGGCCGGCTCGTCGTACTGGGGCCGCCAGGCCAACGTCGGGCTGGAGGGCGACTTCGGCCGCGTCGTCGCCGGACGCTCGTACACGACCACCTACGACTTCCTGCTGCCCTTCGACCCGATGGGCTACGCGCCGTTCTATTCGTGGGCCACCTCCGGCGGCCAGATCGCGACGCTGCCGCGCAAGGACGGGATGATCACGGGCATGTCCAACCTGATCAAGTACCAGGGAACCTTCGGCCCGGTGAAGGTCGGCGCGACCTACGCGCTGGGCGAGGTGACGGGCTCCGACTCGGCGGGCCGCTTCTTCGCACTGGCGGGCGCGTACACGGCGGGACCGTTCTCGGCGACGCTGGTCGTGGACCAGCGCAACGGCGCGACCATCGCCGCCAACGGCCGCTACGACAAGGAGAAGGCGCTGCACTGGGCCGCCTCCTACGACTGGAAGCCGGTCAAGCTGTTCCTGGCGCAGCGCGTCTACAAGAAGGAGTTGGCCGTCGGCGGCGCGGACGCGAAGAGCACGATGACCTGGCTGGGCGCGACCTGGCAGGCGACGCCCGCGCTGAGCATCACGCCGGCCGTGTACTTCCAGAACATCTCCAGCGGCGCCAGCGGTACCGACGATCCCAAGCTCTACGCCTTGCGCGCCAAGTACGAGCTGTCCAAGCGCACCAGCCTCTACGCGGTCACCTCGACGGCGAAGTCCGGCAGCGGCGGCCTGGTCAGCGTCTCGCGCGACGACAACGGCTTCGCGGACTCTCAGTCCAGCGTCGGCGTGGGCATTCAGCACCGGTTCTGACCGGCCGGGTCCGCTCCCCGCGGCGTCAGCCCGCCGCGGGCGTGTCCGGCACGACGATGGATTCCCCGATCGCGTAGAACTGGCCGCCCGCGATGTAGTGCAGCGTGCGCAGCTCGGGCGGCGCGGACTCGAAGTGCCAATGCCCGTCGCTGAACACGCGGGCATCGGCCCAGGCGGCGACCACCTCGCCGATGAACAGGTCGTAGATCCACTGGTTGCGGGGCTCGGGCAAGACCCGGCACACCAGCCACGCGGCGCAGCCGTTGACCAGCGGGACGGGACCCGCGGCGGTGTCGCCCGCGCCCGAAGCGCCACCTGCGTCGACGGGAAGCTCGACATCGATCAGCCTCGCCCCCGCGTGGGCGATCTTCTCCGGGTCCTGGTGCAGGCTGCGGTTGCCGAGCCGGTGCGTCAGCCCGGCCTGCGCGGCGGTCGGCACCTGCAGCACGAAGAAGCCGCTGGCTTCGACCAGTTCGCGGGTGCGCGTGGCCTTGTCGAGCACCACCGTCACCTTGGGCGGCAGGAAGTCCAGCGCGCAGGACCAGGCCGCGGCCATCGCGTTGCGTACGCCGCCGTGCGCGGCGGAGACCAGCACCGTCGGTCCGTGATTGAGGAGCCGGTAGGCCTTGTTCAGCGGGACCGGCGCGACGTGGTCGTTCAGGCGCTCATTCAGGGGCGTGTTCATGGCGGCGACCATTGTGACGGCGGTCGCCGGATCGTGCTTCAAGGCGGAGTTCAGACCGGCGCCGGCGGCGAGGTCTGGCCGGGCAGCAGGCCCTCGGCGCGCAGCCGCGACAGCACGGCGAAGAGCAGCTCGCTCTTGATGCCGTAGGCCGCGCGCGGCGAGTTCACGAAGCCCGACGCGTTGAGCACCAGGTTGGTCCCGTCCACGCCGTCGAGCTGCACGTTCGGCGCGGGCGTCGCCAGCACGCCGCCGTGCGCCTGGAAGGCTTCGAGCACCAGCGCCTTCACGCGGTCGGTGTCGGTGGCCAGCGGCATCGGCAGCTTGAACTGCACCATGCCGAGCGACTCGCCGTAGGTCACGTTGCGCACGATCTTGGTGATGAACTCGGAGTTCGGCACGATGACCGTCGAGCGGTCGCCCATCTGGATCTCCGTGGCCCGCACGCTGATGCGGCGGATGTCGCCCTCGACGCCGGACAGCGAGACCCAGTCGCCCACCTTCACCGGCCGCTCGGCCAGCAGGATCAGGCCGGAGACGAAGTTCTGCACGATGGACTGCAAGCCGAAGCCGATGCCCACCGACAGCGCGCTGGCGACCCAGGCCACGCTCTGCAGGCTGAAGCCGACGGCGGTCAGCGCCGCGGCGATCGCGGCCACGGTGCCGACGTAGCCGAACAGCGTCGTGGTCGACGAGCGCATGCCGACGTCCATGCGCGTGGTCGGCATGTAGCGCTCGGACAGCCAGCCCTTGAGCAGTCTCACGGCGGCCAGCCCGACGAAGAGGACGGCCAGGGCCTGCAGCAGCTTGATCGGATTGAGCTCCAGCGTGCCGATGGTGAGCCCGTCCTGCAGGCTGCCGGAGCGGCGCACCAGATCCATCGGTCCTTCGCCGTACGGCGCGAG
This genomic stretch from Mitsuaria sp. 7 harbors:
- a CDS encoding DUF2325 domain-containing protein codes for the protein MHKPPFKLNPGGWSAPVVEDQPPADASNRARLHQLDPHLHCSVIGNCLGTAELRRLMSRHVDVTGMSDLDIHHAAVSLAPQGGEVSKALHKALDQRHAGAVRTLAAAADEAALDAAWREAWRRGDIQGAYWAVLTHKAVTVALRQAVFGEVHMLSHLMASANRHDLQRFVTLEKGHAELEDRLEREQARRHDALQERDRMAEQLRQQAIDFERQLAEVRATVPDSTASAGDLPAQVALQTERRERAERVAEDAARQLESLREQLERTQAHARAQAEELTAAEAELQRLSAGTPDAGSDGSALLTGRRILYVGGRPSSTPAIRDFVEGRDGEFLHHDGGLETRKGLLAALLPRADLVVFPVDCIDHDSALNLKRLSERHRVPFLALRSASLASFAAAVRRELVPSGDGAAPGQGAPRFCLRHG
- a CDS encoding response regulator; its protein translation is MRILLVEDEKPLADWLVKALGQNDFVVDWIDDGRLVMNQLAATRYDAMILDLGLPGLGGHEVLARLRDADSRVPVLVLTARDSLMERVSTLHEGADDFLAKPFELQELEARLVALIRRSRGRDQPRFACGPLVYDAASKLFTLDREPLALSPREHAVLRTLIQHSGEPLSKQEILERLFSDEQDVRPEAVEVLVHRLRRRIESGKVRITTLRGLGYVLEAA
- a CDS encoding sensor histidine kinase, yielding MHGLGLRWPSLPTRWHRFSVRRTLLALVLPVMLAAVGIELALTWGTALQAANSAYDRSLLGAIKAIDSNVSTETGGLSVEMPYRLLEFFELTASGQVFFRVSTEDGLVEIGNAGLPLPGQPLKTGVPRFIDAEYFGAPVRVGAWARELDPERPGRRLVIQVAESTNSRNAFSRALLMQAMWRDLLTVSIVAGTLALVIGWALRPLDRLRREVEARADDDLSPVDETEVPADAAPLVRAINHHLARQRELIDGRRRFVDDASHQLRTPLATLATMVGYARRERDPALLTEALTALKGQIDDTVRRTNQMLALARADTAPVAMTPLALDRLADRCARESWPLAREQGIDLGFDHAGGDIIVLGHEGQLREALLNLLHNALRYTPRGGVVTLQVGVDRSHGDTAVIRVVDDGPGIPADERPRAGERFFRGSNVDLPGSGLGLAIVRAIVRRHFGEMEVAAARLDADGLERGTTVTLRLPLRVPTEIPSPLKAG
- a CDS encoding tripartite tricarboxylate transporter substrate binding protein gives rise to the protein MPPVIAPATASLPGGDAAPECIAPAKPGGGFDQSCKLAQAAFQQAGLTTTPMRISYMPGGVGAIAFDQIVTRRPAEPRTLVAFSSGSLLNLSHGRFGKRSVDDVRWVAAVGVDYGVVLVGRQAPWKTLPELLVALKADPNRISFAAGGTIGSQDWVKSALVAGAGGVDHKAMRFVAFEGGGEAIAALKGGHVQVYMGDASEVFDKLGPNSPFRALAVLSDQRLPGPLSGVPTAREQGVDIVWPAIRGFYVGPKVSDGDVAAWTATFERLMAAPAFGEVRARHGLFPLALTGAALRAVIDRQNREYVELATRFGLRR
- a CDS encoding porin, whose amino-acid sequence is MTPSRHTAIRQTTIRQTTTRQTTTRLNTLCAAGLLALCAAPSAFAQSSVTVYGIADVLLEYRDHMNAAGDHRFGVTSGGMNTSRWGLRGAEDLGGGLKAVFQLEAEVAFDTGMAGSSYWGRQANVGLEGDFGRVVAGRSYTTTYDFLLPFDPMGYAPFYSWATSGGQIATLPRKDGMITGMSNLIKYQGTFGPVKVGATYALGEVTGSDSAGRFFALAGAYTAGPFSATLVVDQRNGATIAANGRYDKEKALHWAASYDWKPVKLFLAQRVYKKELAVGGADAKSTMTWLGATWQATPALSITPAVYFQNISSGASGTDDPKLYALRAKYELSKRTSLYAVTSTAKSGSGGLVSVSRDDNGFADSQSSVGVGIQHRF
- a CDS encoding flavin reductase family protein, giving the protein MNDHVAPVPLNKAYRLLNHGPTVLVSAAHGGVRNAMAAAWSCALDFLPPKVTVVLDKATRTRELVEASGFFVLQVPTAAQAGLTHRLGNRSLHQDPEKIAHAGARLIDVELPVDAGGASGAGDTAAGPVPLVNGCAAWLVCRVLPEPRNQWIYDLFIGEVVAAWADARVFSDGHWHFESAPPELRTLHYIAGGQFYAIGESIVVPDTPAAG